From Carassius auratus strain Wakin chromosome 10, ASM336829v1, whole genome shotgun sequence, a single genomic window includes:
- the LOC113109465 gene encoding poly [ADP-ribose] polymerase 14-like, producing the protein MASVVFPAIGTGNLGFPKDLVARIMLTEVQGLKPTNLREVTVIVHPSDKESVECFISIFRHGIQGQTHRHDLPKNTISGKSAQRSDSDKRNSSRKFYRFSIHFLCFSLEFGCKVFSPSLGVHVMQLDQVTLMVSSGDITKEKTDAIVNSSNQTFSLKAGVSKAILDAAGVQVEKECSQIVRSSNRRLTEIVTSAGRLPCRNIIHVIGRNSPSEIKDVVFSVLKICEARQITSVAFPALGTGQGCQNPANIADAMVVAVAEFVKKKKPVHVKFLKFLIFQTNMVEDFHQSMIRQSESPRNEEFVMVVEDIEPAVFHLCGETPKDLSEARDMINSMIIENNAEDTYWSRQRKYNNSSQ; encoded by the exons ATGGCTTCAGTCGTCTTCCCGGCTATTGGGACTGGGAATCTTGGTTTTCCTAAAGATCTGGTGGCCAGAATCATGCTGACAGAAGTCCAGGGACTTAAGCCTACAAATCTTCGAGAGGTAACCGTGATTGTACACCCTTCTGACAAGGAGAGTGTAGAG TGCTTTATCAGCATCTTTAGACATGGGATTCAGGGTCAAACACATCGACATGACCTGCCTAAAAATACAATTTCTGGTAAATCAGCTCAGAGATCTG atagtgacAAGAGAAATTCAAGCAGAAAATTCTATAGATTttccatacattttttatgtttttctttagaGTTTGGTTGCAAagtcttctctccctctcttggGGTCCATGTTATGCAGCTGGATCAGGTGACTCTGATGGTTTCATCAGGAGACATAACTAAAGAAAAAACTGATGCCATTGTCAACTCCTCAAATCAGACATTTTCACTGAAAGCAG GAGTATCCAAGGCCATTTTAGATGCTGCTGGAGTACAAGTGGAAAAAGAATGTTCACAGATTG TGAGATCATCAAACAGGCGGCTAACAGAGATTGTGACTTCAGCCGGGCGACTTCCATGTAGAAACATCATCCATGTTATTGGACGCAACAGTCCATCTGAAATTAAGGATGTTGTTTTTTCTGTTCTGAAGATATGTGAGGCACGCCAAATTACTTCTGTTGCCTTCCCAGCTCTTGGCACTG GTCAAGGATGTCAAAATCCAGCTAATATTGCAGATGCAATGGTTGTTGCAGTTGCTGAATTTGTGAAGAAAAAGAAACCAGTGCATGTAAAATTTTTGAAGTTTCTTATATTCCAGACGAATATGGTGGAAGACTTTCACCAAAGCATGATCAGACAATCTG AATCTCCCAGAAATGAAGAGTTTGTGATGGTGGTAGAAGATATTGAGCCAGCTGTGTTTCATCTCTGTGGTGAGACACCAAAGGACCTAAGTGAAGCCAGAGACATGATCAACAGCATGATTATTGAAAACAATGCTGAAGACACCTACTGGTCAAGACAGCGTAAATACAACAATTCAAGCCAATAA